From Desulfomonilia bacterium, one genomic window encodes:
- the rpoN gene encoding RNA polymerase factor sigma-54 produces MALEIRQHLKLAQQLIMTPQLQQAIKLLQFSRLELQEFITQELESNPMLDIEQTPKEKIEKPEEADFFKRKWDAYLETYGQDNIPYTEDDDRPSFEATTSKQDGLTDYLMWQLRMNDISEEYRNIGVFIIGNLDNNGYLAADIQQICEATGATPEKTEEVLKIIQQFDPPGIGARNLKECLLIQAKALGLEGSLVEQIIESHLDLLQTKNYTRIAQELNANVNDVANAAMIITNMEPRPARDYSDEPPQYVVPDVYVVKVEGGYAVVLNEEDIPLLEINRQYYDMMASNETNKAAKEYLSESMKSAQWLIKSIQQRQNTLCKVTESIMTFQKEFLDKGINYLKPLILRDVADDVGMHESTISRVTSNKYVHTPQGTFELKYFFGSGISMSDGSFVASQSIKNDIENIIKNENPKHPLSDQAIAKMLKGKGVEIARRTVAKYREILGILPSNRRKKYY; encoded by the coding sequence ATGGCACTGGAAATAAGACAGCATCTTAAACTGGCACAGCAGCTGATAATGACGCCTCAGCTTCAGCAGGCGATAAAGCTGCTCCAGTTTTCACGGCTCGAACTTCAGGAGTTCATTACTCAGGAACTAGAGTCCAATCCGATGCTTGATATAGAACAGACACCGAAAGAGAAAATTGAAAAACCAGAGGAAGCCGATTTTTTCAAACGCAAATGGGATGCCTACCTCGAAACATACGGTCAGGATAACATACCGTATACCGAAGACGACGACAGGCCTTCATTCGAGGCAACCACAAGCAAACAGGACGGTCTTACCGATTATCTGATGTGGCAGCTTAGAATGAACGATATTTCTGAGGAATACCGCAACATAGGTGTATTTATTATCGGAAATCTTGACAATAACGGATATCTGGCCGCTGATATACAGCAGATATGCGAAGCCACAGGAGCAACACCGGAAAAGACGGAAGAGGTATTGAAAATAATTCAGCAGTTTGACCCGCCCGGCATAGGGGCACGAAACCTCAAGGAATGCCTTTTAATCCAGGCGAAAGCCCTTGGCCTCGAAGGTTCGCTTGTGGAGCAGATAATCGAATCCCATCTGGACTTGCTTCAGACTAAAAACTATACCAGAATTGCGCAGGAACTGAATGCAAACGTTAATGATGTCGCCAATGCAGCCATGATAATTACCAATATGGAGCCCAGGCCGGCAAGAGACTATTCGGATGAGCCGCCCCAGTATGTGGTACCAGATGTATATGTCGTAAAGGTTGAGGGCGGTTATGCTGTTGTGCTCAACGAGGAAGACATACCCCTGCTTGAAATCAACAGGCAGTATTATGATATGATGGCTTCGAACGAAACGAACAAGGCCGCAAAGGAATATCTTTCGGAAAGCATGAAGTCGGCGCAGTGGCTCATCAAGAGCATTCAGCAGAGGCAGAATACTTTATGCAAGGTAACCGAAAGCATAATGACTTTTCAGAAGGAGTTTCTGGATAAGGGAATCAATTATTTAAAACCCCTCATTTTAAGGGATGTTGCCGATGATGTGGGAATGCATGAATCTACCATATCGCGTGTTACATCAAATAAGTATGTACATACGCCGCAGGGCACGTTTGAACTCAAGTATTTCTTCGGCAGCGGCATATCAATGTCTGACGGGAGCTTTGTGGCATCGCAGAGCATCAAGAACGATATCGAGAATATCATCAAAAACGAAAACCCGAAGCATCCGCTGTCCGATCAGGCCATAGCAAAAATGCTCAAAGGAAAGGGGGTGGAGATTGCAAGGCGCACAGTCGCCAAATACCGGGAGATTCTTGGGATACTGCCTTCAAACAGAAGGAAAAAATACTACTAA
- the lptB gene encoding LPS export ABC transporter ATP-binding protein — protein MVKAILRAEDLQKSFGKAHIIKGLGIKCSTGEIIGLLGPNGAGKTTTFYMVVGLIRPDKGRVFLGEEDITTVDLSGRARKGIGYLPQEASIFRGLSVEQNISVPLEARGLKRQELSAQLDDIISMFGLERVRKQKGLSLSGGERRRVEIARSMALRPRFLLLDEPFAGIDPITVKDIQDMIVTLKNRGIGIIITDHNVRETLKICDRAYIIHQGIVIEEGLPDDVIKNEQVKKFYVGDDFSLS, from the coding sequence ATGGTAAAAGCGATATTAAGGGCCGAAGATCTTCAGAAGAGCTTCGGCAAGGCGCATATAATAAAAGGTCTTGGCATTAAATGTTCCACCGGTGAGATTATCGGACTGCTGGGTCCCAACGGTGCAGGGAAGACCACAACATTCTATATGGTGGTAGGTCTTATAAGGCCTGACAAGGGCAGGGTTTTTCTCGGAGAGGAAGACATAACGACAGTCGACCTTTCGGGCAGGGCAAGAAAAGGCATAGGCTATCTTCCGCAGGAGGCATCCATATTCCGTGGGCTGAGCGTTGAGCAGAACATCTCTGTTCCACTTGAAGCCAGGGGATTGAAAAGACAGGAACTTTCCGCCCAGCTTGATGACATAATCTCGATGTTCGGGCTTGAGAGGGTAAGAAAGCAGAAAGGGCTGTCACTTTCCGGTGGAGAGCGGAGACGTGTCGAGATTGCGCGTTCAATGGCACTGAGGCCCAGATTTCTGCTGCTTGACGAACCTTTTGCCGGTATCGATCCGATAACTGTAAAAGACATACAGGATATGATCGTGACACTCAAGAACAGGGGCATCGGCATTATAATCACGGACCATAATGTCAGGGAGACGCTTAAAATATGCGACCGTGCATATATAATTCACCAGGGAATAGTCATAGAGGAAGGCCTGCCTGATGACGTCATTAAAAATGAACAGGTCAAAAAATTCTATGTAGGTGACGATTTCTCTTTAAGCTAG
- the lptA gene encoding lipopolysaccharide transport periplasmic protein LptA, translating into MDRLIVILTLAVSLSLPSAVLSAEAQKAPASNTAKPKVTSQVAAVKDKATPADMFDIEADKLDVYKAKGEAFFQGNVVATKPDMTIKSKTMRIFYNNATKQLRQMVADGNVSIKMKDPENGPDRNATCKQAVYQYEEKKIVLIGDVVIIRGDDRLTGQKVTLYIEGDRQEVEGGPGSRVKIQGSLNKESGSGAAVPW; encoded by the coding sequence ATGGACAGATTAATCGTAATTTTGACATTGGCAGTTAGTTTGAGCCTTCCTTCAGCAGTATTGTCTGCGGAAGCCCAGAAAGCTCCGGCATCTAACACGGCAAAACCAAAAGTAACTTCACAAGTTGCAGCTGTTAAGGATAAAGCGACTCCGGCCGATATGTTTGACATAGAGGCAGACAAACTTGATGTTTATAAGGCTAAAGGAGAGGCTTTTTTCCAGGGCAATGTCGTGGCTACAAAGCCGGACATGACCATAAAGAGCAAGACTATGAGGATCTTTTATAACAATGCCACAAAACAGTTGAGGCAGATGGTTGCTGACGGCAATGTCTCGATAAAAATGAAGGACCCTGAAAATGGCCCGGACAGGAATGCCACGTGCAAACAGGCGGTCTATCAATATGAAGAAAAGAAGATAGTTCTCATAGGTGATGTGGTTATCATAAGGGGAGATGACAGGCTTACCGGACAGAAGGTAACCTTATACATAGAGGGAGACAGACAGGAGGTCGAAGGCGGTCCAGGAAGCAGGGTTAAAATACAGGGAAGCCTCAACAAAGAGAGCGGTTCAGGGGCCGCCGTTCCATGGTAA
- the raiA gene encoding ribosome-associated translation inhibitor RaiA, with translation MHIDITFKNIDPSDALKDYAKKRLAKIGKFIDRPAEAHVILSVEKIRHKAEVTLNADGVIINAVEITEDMYSAIDMVMDKVERQVKKHKEKLQVRKPSAKNMEEMIAAEPRKKLKIVKEKDYFVKPMSVEEAVMQLDVVEQDFIIFNNTDSKQINLVYRRKDGSLGVVEPQI, from the coding sequence ATGCACATTGATATCACCTTCAAGAACATTGATCCGTCGGATGCTCTTAAAGATTATGCGAAGAAAAGACTGGCGAAAATCGGAAAATTCATAGACCGTCCAGCAGAGGCGCATGTGATTCTGTCTGTTGAAAAGATCAGACACAAGGCTGAAGTTACACTCAACGCCGACGGGGTGATAATTAATGCAGTAGAAATAACAGAAGATATGTACTCGGCCATTGACATGGTGATGGACAAGGTCGAGAGACAGGTCAAGAAACACAAGGAAAAACTCCAGGTGAGAAAGCCTTCGGCAAAGAACATGGAAGAGATGATAGCGGCAGAACCCAGAAAAAAACTCAAAATAGTGAAGGAAAAAGACTATTTCGTGAAACCGATGAGTGTTGAGGAAGCAGTCATGCAGCTCGATGTAGTCGAACAGGATTTTATAATATTCAACAATACCGATTCAAAACAGATAAACCTTGTTTACAGGAGAAAAGACGGTTCTCTTGGTGTAGTGGAACCGCAGATCTAA